The stretch of DNA ACGCCGGTCCGCTTGCCGAGGACGAGCGCGAGGGCGAGCGCAGCGGCTCCCGCGTTGATGTGGACGGCGGTGCCGCCGGCGAAGTCGAGCACGCCTGCCCCGACGAGATCGCGCAGACCGTAGACGATCCATCCGCCACCCGCCATGCCGTCGGCGCCCCACCGCACGGTGAACACCCACGACGCGACCGGGAAGTAGACAAGGCTCGCCCACAGTCCGGCGAACACCATCCAGGCGCCGAAGCGCGCCCGGTCGGCGATCGCACCGGAGACGAGCGCGACGGCCACGATCGCGAACATGCACTGGAACGCGGCCTGAGCGAGCGGCGCCGAATCATCGGCGCCCTGCAGCAGCGCCCCGAGTCCGATCAGTCCCGTGTCGATGCCGAACACGCCGTCGATGCCGACGAAGCCCGATGCGTTGCCGGAGGAGTTCACGACCGCGTATCCGAAGACGATCCACAGCACGGCGACGAGGGCGAGAGCACCGAAGCTCAGCATCATCAAGCTGATCGCGCTCGACGCGCGGACGAGGCCGCCGTAGAAGAAGGCGAGCGCGGGAGTCATCAGCAGCGCCAGTGCGGCGCAGATCAGCACGAACGCCGTAGTGCCCTGATCCACTCGCGCCTCTCCTGTCAGCCCTTCGTGGCCTCTCAGAGCCTACGACCGGGCAGCACCCGCTCGTCGTCGGCACGCGGCCGGTGCATGGCGACGGGCGCCGCCTCGAGAAGAGACGACGCCCGTCGCGTGATGTGCGGAGCGGTCAGACGCGCGCCGGCTGGTCGAAGAGGTAGGCCTCTTCGCCGTGCACGACGGTGTCGATGCCCGCGATCTCGTCCTCGTTCTTGACGCGGAAGCCCATCGTCTTCTCGATCACGAAGCCGATGATCCAGGCCAGAGCGAAGGAGTAGACGAGCACGGCGATCGCGGCGATGGCCTGAACCAGCAGCTGGGTTCCGTCGCCGCCGGTGAAGAGGCCGGTGTTGTTGGCGAAGAAGCCGAGGAACAGGGTTCCGATGAGACCGCCGACGAGGTGGATGCCCACGACGTCGAGCGAGTCGTCGAAGCCGAGTGCGAACTTCAGGTCGACCGCGACGGCGCAGACGGCGCCGGCGATGACGCCCAGCAGGATCGCGAACATCGGGGTCACCGAGGCGCAGGCCGGGGTGATCGCGACCAGGCCGGCGACGGCACCCGACGCGGCACCGACCGAGGTGGCCTTGCCGTTGCGGAGCTTCTCGACGACAAGCCAGCCGAGCAGAGCGGCGGCGGGGGCGGCGATGGTGTTGAGGAATGCGACCGCGGCGGTGCCGTCGGCGGCGAGCTCAGAGCCCGCGTTGAAGCCGAACCAGCCGAACCAGAGCAGACCGGCGCCCAGCAGGACGAACGGCGGGTTGTGAGGCACGTGCGCTCCCTTCTGGAAGCCGACGCGCTTGCCGAGCACCAGGGCGAGGGCGAGAGCGGCCGCACCGGCGTTGATGTGCACCGCGGTGCCACCGGCGAAGTCGATCACGCCGAGTCCGAAGACCTCCTGCAGTCCGTAGGTCGTCCACCCTCCATAGGAGAAGGAGCCGTCATCGGCGAGCCCGAAGTTGAAGACCCAGCTCGCGACCGGGAAGTAGACGAGCGTCGCCCAGACACCGGCGAAGACCATCCACGCGCCGAACTTGGCGCGGTCGGCGATGGCGCCCGAGACGAGCGCGACCGTGATGATGGCGAAGGTCGCCTGGAAGGCGGCGAACGCGATCGGCGGATACATCGCGTCTTCCGGCGTCTCGAGGAGGCTGGTGAGCCCGATCGCCGCGGTGTCGATTTTCCACGGGAAGAGGGTTCCCTCCGAGCCGGGGAAGGCGATCGCGTAACCGTAGATGACCCACAGCACGCCGATGAGGCCCATCGCGCCGAAGCTCAGCATCATCATGCTGACGACGCTCTTGGCCTTCACGAGGCCGCCGTAGAAGAACGCGAGGCCGGGGGTCATCAGCAGCACGAATGCCGCCGCGATCAGCAAGAAGGCGGTATTGCCCTGATCCATTGGATACCTCTCTTAACAAACGTGCAAAGGGATTCGACCCGGCGGCTCACGTCGGCTGTCGACGAGGGGTGCGCGCTTGCGGGTTCGGCCCAATAGTGGTCCGTGGAGGTTTCGTATCGAGATGAGACAGATTTCGAGGGTGTTACACAGTGCGGCGTCCGGTAAACATCGTGTTTCGTGCCTCGGAGGTCGCTCAAGCGGGCCTCAGCCCGAGTTCAGTGCGAGCTCAAGGCAATGAGTCGCGAGATCGCGCGGAGGTACTTCTTGCGGTAGCCGCCCGCGAGCATGTCCTCGCCGAACACCGAGTCGAGCGGCGCTCCGCTCGCGACGATCCGCACTCCGCCGTCGTAGAGCCGGTCGACGAGGGCGACGAAACGCAAAGCATCGGTCTGACTCGCGAACGGCGAGACGTCGCGGAGTCCGACGGCCTGCAGGTCGTCGACGAGACGCACGTAGCTGGCGGGGTGCACCTTCGCCAGGTGGGCGATGACCGCCCCGAAGTCGTCGACGGTGCTGACACCGCCGTCGGCCTCGGCGGCGAGCCGTTCGTCGAGTTCCGCGGCGTCGGTGACCGCAGCGTGGCCCTCGATGTCGCGGCGCCGGTAGTCGAGGCCGTCGATGCGCACCGTCTCGAAGTGGGCCGAGAGCGAGTGGATCTCCCTCAGGAAGTCGGCGGCCGCGAACCGACCCTCCCCCAACGCATTCGGCGGGGTGTTCGAGGTCGC from Herbiconiux sp. L3-i23 encodes:
- the zapE gene encoding cell division protein ZapE; its protein translation is MTSAPVSLTERAPRLTGEEIAGYLVPPRQFDRASLDNYEPDPDYPSQTEALEKMRTFAAGWSAAPSGGGWFKRAKRASVGKPGIYLDGGFGVGKTHLLAALWHLAPARKYFGTFIEYTALVGAMGYRGAVDLLSGASLVAIDEFELDDPGDTMVMTRLLGELVATGTRVAATSNTPPNALGEGRFAAADFLREIHSLSAHFETVRIDGLDYRRRDIEGHAAVTDAAELDERLAAEADGGVSTVDDFGAVIAHLAKVHPASYVRLVDDLQAVGLRDVSPFASQTDALRFVALVDRLYDGGVRIVASGAPLDSVFGEDMLAGGYRKKYLRAISRLIALSSH
- a CDS encoding ammonium transporter, whose amino-acid sequence is MDQGNTAFLLIAAAFVLLMTPGLAFFYGGLVKAKSVVSMMMLSFGAMGLIGVLWVIYGYAIAFPGSEGTLFPWKIDTAAIGLTSLLETPEDAMYPPIAFAAFQATFAIITVALVSGAIADRAKFGAWMVFAGVWATLVYFPVASWVFNFGLADDGSFSYGGWTTYGLQEVFGLGVIDFAGGTAVHINAGAAALALALVLGKRVGFQKGAHVPHNPPFVLLGAGLLWFGWFGFNAGSELAADGTAAVAFLNTIAAPAAALLGWLVVEKLRNGKATSVGAASGAVAGLVAITPACASVTPMFAILLGVIAGAVCAVAVDLKFALGFDDSLDVVGIHLVGGLIGTLFLGFFANNTGLFTGGDGTQLLVQAIAAIAVLVYSFALAWIIGFVIEKTMGFRVKNEDEIAGIDTVVHGEEAYLFDQPARV